A window from Chromatiaceae bacterium encodes these proteins:
- a CDS encoding UPF0149 family protein: MGRAGLQPEELERLQQALVESMDSAGCMPLDVAHGFLSATAASDALRPTLHLRVLGGLAGDAGLRELVGRFDQQLLDDLRSAEYGPLILQLPRDDGSTLPLPYGWCQGYAAGVEALGEAQRDRLFEDQQASALLAPILSFLMYEEAQWFAPPDEAAHRETVGELGDAAVGLFAWWQRQSGD, translated from the coding sequence ATGGGGCGGGCCGGTCTGCAACCTGAGGAGTTGGAACGCCTGCAGCAGGCGCTGGTCGAAAGCATGGACAGCGCCGGTTGCATGCCGCTGGACGTGGCGCACGGCTTTCTCAGCGCGACAGCGGCCAGCGATGCACTGCGCCCGACCCTGCACCTGCGCGTGCTCGGTGGGCTCGCCGGGGATGCTGGATTGCGTGAACTGGTCGGTCGGTTTGACCAGCAGCTGCTCGACGACCTGCGCAGTGCCGAGTATGGTCCCCTGATCCTGCAGCTGCCGCGTGACGATGGCAGCACACTGCCGCTGCCGTATGGCTGGTGCCAGGGCTACGCGGCCGGTGTCGAGGCGCTCGGCGAAGCGCAGCGCGACCGGCTGTTCGAGGATCAGCAGGCCAGCGCGCTGCTGGCGCCGATACTGTCTTTCCTGATGTACGAAGAGGCGCAGTGGTTCGCGCCACCGGACGAGGCGGCGCACCGCGAAACGGTCGGTGAACTCGGCGACGCGGCGGTCGGGCTGTTTGCCTGGTGGCAACGGCAATCCGGCGATTGA
- a CDS encoding TIGR04211 family SH3 domain-containing protein, with the protein MRVLLVALCTLAGTVSGAHITDQLVVGLYDGPAAEGTPSRLLSSGTPLEVLRREGTFAEVRLADDTRGWVESTYVTEEKPAKAMLLETQAKLRQMGLELAALREKQTSGEVASPVAAGAGLPSARDAQLQQALHAAEQRIAQLEAQQDATPGRDTEDAQRLQALEERVAQAVALLSPGAPATAESPAPLGPIERFRSWIVGAIALLLGFGGGVAYVDYRIRRRYHGFRL; encoded by the coding sequence ATGCGCGTCCTTCTCGTCGCCCTGTGCACCCTTGCCGGCACCGTGTCCGGTGCGCACATCACCGATCAGCTGGTCGTCGGTCTGTACGACGGCCCTGCCGCCGAAGGTACGCCGTCCCGGCTGCTGTCCAGCGGTACGCCGCTCGAGGTGCTTCGCCGTGAGGGAACATTTGCCGAGGTGCGGCTCGCAGACGATACCCGGGGCTGGGTCGAGTCGACCTATGTCACCGAAGAAAAGCCGGCCAAGGCGATGTTGCTGGAAACCCAGGCGAAACTGCGGCAGATGGGCCTCGAACTGGCTGCGCTGCGTGAAAAGCAGACTTCCGGCGAGGTCGCGTCGCCGGTCGCGGCCGGCGCCGGCCTGCCCAGCGCGCGCGACGCCCAGTTGCAGCAGGCGTTGCACGCGGCCGAACAGCGCATTGCACAGCTCGAGGCACAGCAGGATGCCACGCCCGGGCGGGACACGGAGGATGCGCAGCGGCTGCAGGCGCTCGAGGAGCGCGTCGCGCAAGCGGTCGCGTTGCTTTCTCCCGGCGCGCCGGCCACTGCCGAATCGCCCGCACCGCTGGGCCCGATCGAGCGGTTCCGCAGCTGGATCGTCGGCGCGATCGCGTTGCTGCTCGGTTTCGGCGGCGGTGTCGCCTATGTCGACTACCGTATCCGCAGGCGCTATCACGGTTTCAGATTGTGA
- a CDS encoding DUF2934 domain-containing protein yields the protein MIAEAAYLRAESQGFLSDEHEDWVIAESEVDARLRKAKVEITG from the coding sequence ATGATCGCCGAGGCCGCCTATCTCCGGGCCGAGTCGCAGGGCTTCCTCAGCGATGAGCACGAGGACTGGGTGATCGCGGAGTCCGAGGTCGACGCGCGGTTGCGCAAGGCCAAGGTCGAGATCACCGGTTGA
- a CDS encoding D-sedoheptulose 7-phosphate isomerase: MTQIPDGFVEQQITDSISVKEAILADTELIAQIEEVAGLIVGTYRNDGKVLVAGNGGSAADAQHIAAELVSRFTIDRPALPAMALTTDTSILTGIGNDYGFESLFSRQIEASGRPGDVFIAISTSGNSPNIVRALATAGQRGLVTIGLTGATGGNMAALCRHCIRIPSTDTPRIQEGQIMIGHILCATTERALFGAH, translated from the coding sequence ATGACCCAGATACCCGACGGATTCGTCGAGCAGCAAATCACCGACTCGATCTCCGTCAAGGAGGCGATCCTGGCGGACACCGAACTGATCGCACAGATCGAGGAGGTCGCCGGACTGATCGTCGGGACCTATCGCAACGACGGCAAGGTGTTGGTCGCCGGCAATGGCGGCAGCGCCGCGGACGCCCAGCACATCGCCGCCGAACTGGTCAGCCGTTTCACGATCGATCGACCCGCACTGCCGGCGATGGCGCTGACCACCGACACCTCGATCCTGACCGGCATTGGCAACGACTACGGATTCGAGAGCCTGTTCAGCCGCCAGATCGAGGCCAGCGGCCGACCCGGCGACGTGTTCATCGCGATCTCGACCTCGGGCAACTCACCGAACATCGTGCGGGCACTGGCGACCGCCGGTCAGCGCGGTCTGGTCACGATCGGCCTGACCGGTGCGACAGGCGGCAACATGGCCGCCCTGTGCCGCCACTGCATCAGGATCCCGTCGACCGACACGCCACGCATCCAGGAGGGTCAGATCATGATCGGCCATATCCTGTGCGCGACGACCGAACGCGCGCTGTTCGGCGCGCACTGA